In a genomic window of Occallatibacter riparius:
- a CDS encoding phosphoglycerate dehydrogenase has translation MSKQVLVSSLMMLKERARFESEMAAKGWTPVFADVDQFLSEEQCLQYAGRFDAWLAGDDRITRNVLSAFLPRLKGIAKWGTGVDSIDLAAARELQVPVLNTAGAFSEAVSEVALGYMLMLTRHLLEVDRAVRNGEWPKPCGLGLYGRVCGLIGFGAIGQGIARRAKGCGMSILAYDPPLRAKGGVKDGPLAETEFVDLNRLVAESDIVCLACNLTPENRHMIGEKQLKAMKNDAILVNVGRGPLVDETALIAALTAGEIAGAGLDVFEVEPLPAGSPLRRLPHVVLGSHNANNLHSAVEYVHSNTMNNLARILGQ, from the coding sequence ATGAGCAAACAGGTACTCGTCTCCAGCCTAATGATGCTCAAGGAGCGGGCACGCTTTGAGTCTGAAATGGCCGCGAAGGGCTGGACGCCGGTCTTTGCTGACGTCGATCAGTTTCTTTCTGAAGAGCAATGCCTTCAGTATGCCGGTCGGTTTGACGCATGGCTCGCCGGCGACGATCGCATTACTCGAAATGTGCTTTCAGCGTTCCTGCCGCGCCTGAAGGGAATCGCAAAATGGGGTACGGGCGTGGACAGCATCGACCTCGCAGCAGCACGCGAACTGCAGGTTCCGGTACTCAACACAGCGGGTGCCTTTTCTGAAGCGGTGTCAGAGGTGGCGCTAGGCTACATGCTGATGCTGACCCGGCATCTGCTGGAAGTGGACCGCGCAGTCCGCAACGGAGAATGGCCGAAGCCGTGCGGGCTTGGACTTTACGGCCGTGTGTGCGGCCTGATTGGCTTTGGCGCCATCGGGCAGGGAATCGCCAGGCGCGCGAAGGGTTGCGGCATGTCGATCCTCGCCTATGATCCTCCTCTCCGCGCCAAAGGCGGCGTGAAAGACGGACCGCTCGCTGAGACTGAGTTTGTGGATCTCAACCGCCTGGTCGCGGAGAGTGACATAGTCTGCCTGGCATGCAATCTGACTCCCGAGAACCGGCACATGATCGGCGAGAAGCAACTCAAGGCGATGAAGAACGACGCCATCCTGGTGAATGTGGGCCGTGGCCCTCTCGTCGATGAAACAGCGCTCATCGCCGCTCTGACTGCGGGTGAAATTGCCGGAGCCGGCCTCGACGTATTCGAAGTAGAGCCTCTGCCTGCAGGCAGTCCATTGCGCCGCCTGCCTCATGTGGTGCTCGGCAGTCATAACGCCAACAATCTCCATTCAGCGGTCGAGTACGTCCACAGCAACACGATGAACAATCTGGCCAGGATATTGGGGCAGTAA
- a CDS encoding glycosyltransferase: protein MMAEALAAAGADVTVWTDNEPFLMRDFLEFPAHEQIRLHVDPSFRQGPNGRFDVVFLVPSLRLDWSVYAAAVSTANSLSVPLVFLDFEAPSWYNAENVSKRSWPRVLPWRISAHFAEVILSTTAFGSQKARQYYHPGGGGEAFSQCYCAINNFAADEAPSDRQNQIICITRMDRTTPHKGATDLMELMCDELRGYKILVIGSIPNDVKQQLENRAAAHGMSFSSRKGLTDLEKFREIKSSRLMVFLSHFEGFGYPPVEALYSGIPCIARPLPVLREVNGEHLHYLSEGVSLGPFAARVLSETGGQASPEARARAAQVARFDRYVMSLSTLLSHLQLTPKRRRKRASMFLFVSASRFTSLLHRGVSTLRAWQGMPRTS, encoded by the coding sequence ATGATGGCGGAGGCATTGGCTGCGGCGGGAGCGGACGTTACCGTATGGACCGACAACGAGCCATTCCTGATGCGGGATTTCCTAGAGTTTCCCGCCCATGAACAAATACGGCTTCATGTTGATCCAAGCTTTCGCCAGGGCCCTAACGGACGATTCGATGTGGTATTTCTGGTGCCCAGTCTGCGCCTTGATTGGAGTGTGTATGCGGCCGCAGTATCGACGGCGAATTCGCTTTCGGTCCCGCTGGTATTTCTCGATTTCGAGGCGCCTTCATGGTACAACGCCGAGAATGTGAGTAAGCGCTCATGGCCGCGGGTTTTGCCATGGAGAATATCGGCGCACTTTGCCGAAGTAATCCTTTCAACCACAGCTTTCGGATCGCAAAAGGCACGCCAGTACTATCACCCAGGTGGGGGGGGCGAAGCTTTCTCGCAATGCTATTGCGCTATCAACAACTTCGCTGCCGATGAGGCCCCAAGTGATCGCCAGAATCAGATCATTTGTATTACAAGAATGGATCGCACTACTCCTCACAAGGGCGCAACCGACCTCATGGAACTCATGTGCGATGAGCTACGAGGCTATAAAATACTGGTAATTGGATCTATTCCGAATGACGTGAAGCAGCAACTCGAGAATAGAGCTGCTGCTCATGGTATGAGCTTTAGCAGCAGAAAGGGCCTAACGGATCTAGAGAAATTCCGTGAGATCAAATCGTCGCGACTGATGGTGTTTCTATCGCACTTCGAGGGTTTCGGTTATCCTCCCGTTGAAGCCCTTTACAGTGGGATTCCCTGTATTGCTCGCCCGCTCCCTGTTCTGCGCGAAGTCAACGGCGAACACCTCCATTATCTTTCAGAAGGCGTTTCCCTGGGGCCTTTCGCTGCGCGGGTACTTTCAGAAACTGGAGGCCAAGCGTCACCTGAGGCTCGGGCTCGAGCAGCCCAGGTAGCGAGATTTGACAGGTATGTCATGAGCTTGAGCACCTTATTGTCCCATCTGCAATTGACACCCAAACGTCGGCGTAAGAGAGCCAGCATGTTTCTATTTGTCAGCGCTAGCCGATTCACCAGCTTGCTTCACCGCGGGGTTTCCACGCTCCGAGCCTGGCAAGGGATGCCTCGCACGAGTTAA